In one Juglans regia cultivar Chandler chromosome 11, Walnut 2.0, whole genome shotgun sequence genomic region, the following are encoded:
- the LOC108987845 gene encoding uncharacterized protein LOC108987845 — protein MNLQTTKESATNHNTTTTTNSNRSRRQDASECSNCGTPKGGSGCWPIVHHVRLRGIDRVLCTSCVLRLHPSSFCPLCFHFFDHNLLNSHSSLQNPSNRPTVPCSKCSSLTHSHCLPASHSSSYLCPPCSNPNFSFFHLEETHRSVDRKLATVLLCASRIASASMSKAVIVSRADAERKVREAAVAKKRAREALEHLVMVEAREKSSRKKVESKENGNVMVGSGEEKKKVEVVESMRSNGNQKENVHMRASVKEERDHAK, from the coding sequence ATGAACCTTCAAACCACCAAAGAATCTGCAACGAATCACAATACCACCACCACTACCAACAGCAACAGAAGCAGAAGACAAGACGCATCAGAGTGCAGCAACTGTGGGACCCCCAAGGGTGGGTCCGGGTGTTGGCCCATCGTCCACCACGTCCGTCTTCGCGGCATCGACCGCGTGCTCTGCACCTCCTGCGTCCTCCGCCTCCACCCCTCCTCCTTCTGCCCACTCTGCTTCCATTTTTTCGACCACAATCTTCTCAATTCCCATTCTAGCCTGCAGAATCCCTCTAATCGCCCCACTGTCCCCTGCTCCAAATGCTCCTCCCTCACCCACTCCCACTGCCTCCCTGcctctcattcttcttcttatCTCTGCCCGCCTTGCTCCAATCCCAACTTCTCCTTCTTCCACCTCGAAGAAACGCACCGTTCCGTCGACAGGAAGCTGGCAACCGTCCTGCTCTGCGCTTCAAGGATCGCCTCCGCTTCCATGAGCAAGGCGGTGATTGTCTCCCGCGCTGACGCCGAGAGGAAGGTCAGGGAGGCCGCTGTGGCGAAGAAGCGGGCTCGCGAGGCGCTGGAGCACTTGGTCATGGTGGAGGCCAGGGAGAAAAGCAGCCGGAAGAAGGTCGAAAGTAAAGAGAACGGCAATGTTATGGTGGGGAGTggggaagagaagaagaaagtggaGGTGGTTGAGTCAATGCGAAGTAATGGGAATCAGAAGGAGAACGTGCATATGCGCGCCAGTGTGAAGGAAGAGAGAGACCATGCAAAATAG
- the LOC108987850 gene encoding pectinesterase-like: MARYDQEDREDDILGNMIVLGVSLVVIAAVVIGVVAGIDNSTIAGVGTWNNNTTLDAICAQTDYKESCISSLKPIGNKSEVIVYFKAAVNATVSEMALAMEKLKVEGGTLSDEGELMALQDCMELLDLCTKELESVNMLVNSTPKLFYNDSVDARSSLSAVITYQRTCREGFKEFESTYNMDGVLQRSSELSSNALAIIYEHSENDDKEAESLVPPRRSTNELQGGLYDGYPAQMILAGDRKLLQYHSFRKLDGQAPNAVVAQDGSGQYTTIFAAIHSYPNGHKGRYLIYVKYGVYYENVIIAKNMTDIFMYGDGLNKTIIAGHFMDGTAYRRATLSVIGDGFFCKDIGITVPTQYGGYTAAAVKVLSDKAAFFNCRIIGTTSSIFALAHRQFFRNCEIYGATNIVSGDAALVIQHSDIIVTESDLNGKASIIASQARSDWRESTGFVIHGCNIYRDKSNNNHDDTDQTPKVQSTTTYLGMAAKKYSRTIVMESSLGDLIRPEGWYGIPDDRNHATERVTFVEYGNRGPGAQTKMRVNWPGYAFISKRDDVLRYTAGRFIQAQNWLQGTVVPFQEGFFS, translated from the exons ATGGCACGTTATGACCAGGAGGATAGGGAGGATGACATTCTGGGGAACATGATCGTGTTGGGGGTCTCGCTCGTAGTGATTGCAGCCGTTGTCATTGGCGTTGTTGCTGGAATAGATAACAGTACCATAGCAGGCGTGGGGACTTGGAACAATAATACAACTCTCGATGCCATTTGCGCCCAAACTGATTACAAGGAATCTTGTATTTCCAGCCTAAAACCAATTGGCAACAAATCCGAAGTGATAGTCTATTTCAAAGCTGCAGTCAATGCTACTGTTTCAGAAATGGCACTTGCGATGGAGAAGCTGAAAGTTGAAGGTGGCACGCTTTCAGATGAGGGTGAACTCATGGCGCTTCAAGATTGCATGGAGTTGCTGGACTTGTGCACGAAGGAACTTGAATCCGTGAATATGTTGGTAAATTCTACACCGAAGTTGTTTTATAACGACTCGGTTGATGCTAGGAGCAGCTTGAGCGCTGTCATTACATACCAAAGAACGTGTCGTGAAGGATTTAAAGAGTTTGAATCCACATACAATATGGACGGAGTTCTGCAGAGGTCGAGTGAGCTTTCAAGCAATGCCTTGGCTATAATTTACGAGCATTCTGAAAACGATGACAAAGAAGCCGAGTCTTTAGTCCCACCTCGAAGAAGCACAAATGAATTACAGGGTGGGCTATATGATGGATATCCAGCACAGATGATCTTGGCAGGTGACCGCAAACTGTTGCAATACCACTCGTTCAGGAAGCTGGATGGTCAGGCACCCAATGCAGTTGTGGCTCAAGACGGAAGTGGGCAATATACCACCATTTTTGCTGCTATCCATTCATACCCAAATGGCCACAAGGGAAGATATCTCATCTATGTAAAATATGGGGTCTACTATGAAAACGTAATCATTGCCAAGAATATGACCGATATATTCATGTACGGTGACGGGTTGAATAAAACGATCATCGCCGGCCATTTCATGGATGGAACTGCATATCGGAGAGCTACTTTGT CGGTAATTGGCGATGGATTTTTCTGCAAGGATATTGGGATCACAGTCCCCACTCAATATGGAGGATATACAGCAGCGGCTGTCAAAGTCCTGTCCGATAAAGCAGCCTTCTTCAACTGCAGAATAATTGGCACAACATCAAGCATCTTTGCATTAGCCCATCGCCAGTTTTTCAGAAACTGTGAAATCTATGGTGCCACAAACATCGTCAGCGGCGACGCTGCACTAGTAATCCAGCACTCCGACATCATTGTGACAGAGTCAGATCTAAATGGGAAAGCAAGCATAATAGCTTCGCAAGCCAGGAGTGATTGGCGTGAAAGCACTGGTTTTGTCATCCATGGCTGCAATATCTACCGAGACAAATCTAATAATAATCATGATGACACCGATCAAACACCAAAAGTGCAAAGTACTACTACTTACTTGGGCATGGCGGCGAAGAAATATTCAAGAACAATCGTAATGGAATCAAGCTTGGGGGATTTAATACGCCCAGAAGGATGGTATGGCATCCCGGATGATCGCAACCATGCAACTGAACGTGTGACCTTTGTTGAGTATGGAAACAGGGGACCTGGAGCTCAGACCAAAATGAGAGTAAATTGGCCGGGTTATGCTTTCATCTCCAAAAGAGATGATGTACTGCGCTACACGGCTGGGAGATTCATTCAAGCACAGAACTGGCTGCAAGGCACTGTTGTCCCCTTTCAGGAGGGGTTTTTTTCCTGa